In a genomic window of Tursiops truncatus isolate mTurTru1 chromosome 7, mTurTru1.mat.Y, whole genome shotgun sequence:
- the CXCR1 gene encoding C-X-C chemokine receptor type 1, translating into MASDSDQTMTIILNDLFNYTDLWELFEDEFANFTGTPPTEGHRYSPCKMDTETLNKYAVVVIYALVFLLSLLGNSLVMLVILYSRVGRSVTDVYLLNLAMADLLFALTLPVWATSKAKGWIFGTALCKVVSLLKEVNFYSGILLLACISVDRYLAIVHATRTLTQKRHWVRFICLGIWVLSLILALPIFAFREAYQPPYSSPVCYEDMGANTTKWRMVMRVLPQTFGFLLPLLVMLICYGLTLRTLFAAHMGQKHRAMRVIFAVVLVFLLCWLPYNLVLVADTLMRVRVIAETCERRNDIGRALDATEILGFLHSCLNPLIYVFVGQKFRHGLLRIMAIHGLVSKEFLAKDGRPSFVGSSSGNTSTTL; encoded by the exons ATGGCCAGTGACTCAG ATCAAACCATGACTATCATCCTGAATGATTTATTTAATTACACTGATTTGTGGGAGTTGTTTGAGGATGAGTTTGCAAATTTCACTGGCACGCCACCCACAGAAGGACATCGTTATAGTCCCTGTAAGATGGACACTGAGACGCTCAACAAGTATGCCGTGGTCGTCATCTATGCCCTGGTCTTCCTGCTGAGCCTCCTGGGAAACTCCCTGGTGATGCTGGTCATCTTATACAGCCGGGTGGGCCGCTCCGTCACCGATGTCTACCTGCTGAACCTGGCCATGGCCGACCTGCTCTTCGCCCTGACCTTGCCTGTCTGGGCCACCTCCAAGGCAAAGGGCTGGATCTTTGGCACAGCCCTGTGCAAGGTGGTCTCACTCCTGAAGGAAGTCAACTTCTACAGTGGTATTCTACTGCTGGCCTGCATCAGCGTGGACCGCTACCTGGCCATTGTCCATGCCACACGCACGCTGACCCAGAAGCGGCACTGGGTCAGGTTCATATGTTTAGGCATCTGGGTCCTGTCCTTGATCCTGGCCCTGCCCATCTTCGCCTTCCGTGAGGCTTATCAACCACCCTATTCCAGCCCAGTCTGCTACGAGGACATGGGTGCCAATACAACGAAGTGGCGGATGGTGATGCGGGTCCTGCCCCAGACCTTTGGCTTCCTGCTGCCCCTGCTGGTCATGCTCATCTGCTACGGACTCACCCTGCGCACGCTCTTTGCGGCCCACATGGGGCAGAAGCACCGGGCCATGCGGGTCATCTTTGCTGTCGTGCTCGTCTTCCTGCTCTGTTGGCTGCCCTACAACCTGGTCCTGGTTGCAGACACCCTCATGAGGGTCCGGGTGATCGCGGAGACCTGTGAGCGCCGCAATGACATCGGCCGGGCCCTGGATGCCACCGAGATCCTGGGCTTCCTCCACAGCTGCCTCAATCCTCTCATCTACGTCTTCGTTGGCCAGAAGTTTCGCCACGGACTCCTCAGGATCATGGCCATCCATGGCCTGGTCAGCAAGGAGTTCTTGGCCAAGGACGGCAGGCCTTCCTTCGTTGGCTCTTCTTCAGGGAACACCTCTACTACCCTCTGA